A genomic region of Magnolia sinica isolate HGM2019 chromosome 6, MsV1, whole genome shotgun sequence contains the following coding sequences:
- the LOC131249588 gene encoding uncharacterized mitochondrial protein AtMg00860-like: MGHVVKAEGIVVDPAKVEAVSKWEQPTIVTEVQSFLDMEGYYRCFIKEFSKIAQLLTQLMKKNNRFTWDENTKVAFLVLKMRLTSTLLKKHEENYSTHDLELAAVVFALKIWRHYLYGEEFQLFYDHKNLKYIITQKDLNMR, from the exons ATGGGACATGTAGTGAAAGCAGAAGGAATAGTAGTAGATCCAGCCAAGGTGGAAGCAGTGTCTAAGTGGGAGCAGCCTACCATAGTCACTGAGGTTCAGAGTTTTCTGGACATGGAAGGATACTACAGGTGCTTTATTAAGGAATTCTCCAAGATTGCACAACTGCTCACCCAACTGATGAAGAAAAACAACCGGTTTACGTGGGATGAGAACACAAAAGTGGCCTTCTTAGTGCTGAAGATGAGACTAACTTCCACCCTA TTAAAgaagcatgaagagaattacTCGACGCATGATCTGGAATTGGCAGCAGTGGTCTTCGCCTTAAAGATATGGAGACACTACCTCTATGGGGAAGAATTCCAGTTGTTCTATGACCATAAGAATCTGAAGTACATAATTACGcagaaggacttgaacatgcGCTAG